One window of the Triticum dicoccoides isolate Atlit2015 ecotype Zavitan chromosome 3B, WEW_v2.0, whole genome shotgun sequence genome contains the following:
- the LOC119276946 gene encoding uncharacterized protein LOC119276946, with translation MEGPFPLLVHDLGNRTDDCQTRFSISNQAVSTAAIHELKDYRCFESPQGWVLALEPASLHTFLWRPQDGQRISLPSPKQEFPRRCKCLLSDKPSSTSSCTVLVLDLDQPNLLVCRIGGSQWDSYNYELTMFLADDKPREIHMAKLKGIAAVGGKVYYTFTGHALGVVEFSPELSLTEFEVDMVELPDTMPFTSTYLVESCGDLFMVVVVFLGHNVHKIDKVDVYKMDFSRPEWCKVDRIGDRVFLLGGDSIGASNFGASCSASEHGLSSNCIYFLNNIAAEENYLHIFNLEKGTEEVQRPFRHKNGCLLPPPRPPMWLLPTDD, from the coding sequence ATGGAAGGCCCCTTCCCATTGCTTGTGCATGATCTTGGGAACCGTACAGATGACTGCCAGACGCGGTTCAGCATCTCCAACCAGGCCGTGAGCACCGCAGCCATCCATGAACTCAAGGACTACAGGTGCTTCGAGTCTCCACAGGGCTGGGTGCTCGCGCTGGAACCTGCTTCCCTGCACACGTTCCTGTGGCGTCCTCAGGACGGCCAGAGGATCAGCCTTCCATCCCCAAAACAAGAATTTCCCAGGAGGTGCAAGTGCCTGCTTTCCGACAAGCCTAGCTCGACATCGTCTTGCACTGTTCTGGTCCTCGATCTTGACCAGCCTAATCTGTTGGTGTGCCGAATCGGAGGAAGCCAATGGGACTCTTACAACTATGAGCTCACCATGTTCCTCGCAGATGACAAGCCCCGGGAGATACATATGGCCAAACTTAAAGGCATTGCTGCTGTTGGGGGCAAGGTCTACTACACGTTCACGGGACACGCCCTTGGAGTAGTGGAGTTCAGCCCTGAGCTCAGCCTCACCGAGTTTGAAGTTGATATGGTTGAACTGCCCGACACCATGCCGTTTACTTCAACTTACTTGGTTGAATCATGTGGTGACCTCTTTATGGTGGTCGTTGTCTTTCTTGGACACAACGTGCACAAAATCGACAAGGTCGACGTGTATAAGATGGACTTCTCGAGGCCGGAATGGTGCAAGGTGGACAGGATTGGTGATAGGGTGTTCCTCTTGGGTGGAGACAGCATCGGAGCTTCCAACTTTGGAGCATCATGTTCGGCCAGTGAACATGGTTTGTCTAGCAACTGTATCTACTTTCTGAACAACATCGCTGCCGAGGAGAATTACCTGCACATTTTCAACCTGGAGAAAGGGACTGAAGAAGTGCAACGTCCTTTTAGACACAAAAATGGTTGCCTGCTGCCACCGCCACGTCCACCGATGTGGCTGTTACCCACAGACGACTGA